The following are encoded in a window of Chloroflexia bacterium SDU3-3 genomic DNA:
- a CDS encoding patatin-like phospholipase family protein, translating into MATPKKALVLSGGGARGAYHIGVLEALVEHGWIEDGRGPDIIAGTSIGAINAAALASGLTVAQLKQHWLAMHTEDVHQLSADLPPVVKPLLRFLLRSVLTSEAHGGPLSVITSEERQASLHNLFSNLGTLFAQRPFLSLLDTAPWRRTLAGWMDFGRINSPQSPALLLAATELQTGALELFCNRELNGAPATTIGIEHLMASSSIPIVYPWTQIGAGRYWDGAVLANTPLEPVIDLAGDDEVDILVVMMTPWNADPSVAKASFHQTPQDLIQALTLALDWTLLASYRVAFEALERRNREAELIERLRLAAVRLGDASLVPAEYPRRIRPPLVVAPKDLMPMEWIIDYEDSQHHQLFAMGRADAERALAAAQ; encoded by the coding sequence ATGGCAACCCCCAAAAAAGCGCTCGTGCTCTCCGGCGGCGGGGCACGCGGAGCCTACCACATCGGCGTGCTTGAGGCCCTGGTCGAGCACGGCTGGATCGAGGATGGCAGAGGCCCCGATATCATCGCCGGCACATCGATCGGCGCGATCAACGCGGCGGCGCTGGCATCCGGCCTGACAGTGGCCCAGCTGAAGCAGCACTGGCTGGCCATGCACACCGAGGACGTGCACCAGCTTTCTGCCGACCTGCCGCCGGTGGTCAAGCCGCTGCTGCGCTTCCTGCTGCGCAGCGTGCTCACATCCGAGGCCCACGGCGGCCCGCTGTCGGTGATCACATCCGAGGAGCGCCAGGCCAGCCTGCACAACCTGTTCTCAAACCTAGGCACGCTGTTCGCCCAGCGCCCCTTCCTCAGCCTGCTCGACACCGCGCCCTGGCGCAGGACGCTGGCGGGCTGGATGGACTTTGGCCGGATCAACAGCCCGCAGTCGCCCGCGCTGCTGCTGGCCGCCACCGAACTGCAGACCGGCGCGCTTGAGCTGTTCTGCAACCGCGAGCTGAACGGCGCGCCCGCCACCACCATCGGCATCGAGCACCTGATGGCCTCGTCATCCATCCCGATCGTCTACCCGTGGACGCAGATCGGCGCGGGGCGCTACTGGGATGGCGCGGTGCTGGCCAACACCCCGCTGGAGCCGGTGATCGACCTGGCGGGCGACGATGAGGTAGACATCCTGGTGGTGATGATGACGCCCTGGAATGCCGACCCCAGTGTGGCCAAGGCCAGCTTCCACCAGACCCCGCAGGATCTCATCCAGGCGCTCACCCTGGCGCTCGACTGGACGCTGCTGGCATCGTACCGCGTGGCCTTCGAGGCGCTGGAGCGCCGCAACCGCGAGGCCGAGCTGATCGAGCGGCTGCGGCTGGCCGCCGTACGGCTGGGCGACGCCTCGCTGGTGCCCGCCGAGTACCCGCGCCGCATCCGCCCGCCGCTGGTGGTGGCCCCCAAAGACCTGATGCCTATGGAGTGGATCATCGACTACGAGGACAGCCAGCACCACCAGCTGTTCGCCATGGGCCGCGCCGACGCCGAGCGCGCCCTGGCCGCCGCGCAGTAG
- a CDS encoding LysR family transcriptional regulator has protein sequence MDLHKLHIFATVARLGSFTRASEALHMTQPTVSQQIAVLEAQVGAQLIERQTRRLRLTSAGEALLPYAEQMLALSETAAEATRAAAGVADRTLRIGVGHTLATYMLPMLLRRYRELHPQHHVRISVGNTSELLDLVAADTVDLVLVGSPAIHPKVEVTPFRHDKLVVIVSPEDDWAEREEVTREEIRGRMLFTREPGSALHATVERLLGTAVLESEACIQLAETEAIKRCVEAGLGVALIQGIAIGREVAAGMLCALALIDGDDRRTYAYGLRRGRAPSAATQALIELLGRH, from the coding sequence ATGGATCTGCACAAACTCCACATCTTCGCCACCGTCGCCCGGCTCGGCAGCTTCACGCGCGCATCCGAGGCGCTGCATATGACCCAGCCCACCGTCTCGCAGCAGATCGCCGTGCTGGAGGCCCAGGTGGGCGCGCAGCTGATCGAGCGCCAGACCCGGCGGCTGCGGCTCACCAGCGCGGGCGAGGCCCTGCTGCCCTACGCCGAGCAGATGCTGGCCCTCAGCGAGACCGCCGCCGAGGCCACCCGCGCCGCCGCAGGCGTGGCCGACCGCACGCTACGGATCGGCGTGGGCCACACCCTGGCCACCTATATGCTGCCCATGCTGCTGCGGCGCTACCGCGAGCTGCACCCCCAGCACCACGTGCGGATCAGCGTGGGCAACACCAGCGAGCTGCTGGATCTGGTGGCCGCCGACACGGTGGATCTGGTGCTGGTCGGCTCGCCCGCCATCCACCCCAAGGTCGAGGTCACGCCGTTCCGCCACGACAAGCTAGTGGTGATCGTGTCGCCCGAGGACGACTGGGCCGAGCGCGAGGAGGTGACGCGCGAGGAGATCCGGGGCCGCATGCTGTTCACGCGCGAGCCGGGGTCGGCGCTACACGCCACCGTGGAGCGGCTGCTGGGCACCGCCGTGCTAGAGAGCGAGGCCTGCATCCAGCTGGCCGAGACCGAGGCGATCAAGCGCTGCGTCGAGGCCGGGCTGGGCGTGGCGCTCATCCAGGGCATCGCGATCGGGCGCGAGGTGGCGGCGGGCATGCTGTGCGCGCTGGCCCTGATCGACGGCGACGACCGCCGCACCTACGCCTACGGCCTGCGGCGCGGTCGCGCGCCCAGCGCCGCCACCCAGGCCCTGATCGAGCTGCTGGGCAGGCACTAG
- a CDS encoding methyltransferase domain-containing protein, which yields MEPDVKQRVQAQFGAAAERYVASAGHAKGDDLAQLVALAGLRGHERVLDVATGGGHTALAFAPHASEVVASDLTPDMLAAAERFVRGQGAQNVRFELADAEALPFADASFDVVTVRIAPHHFPAPARFVAEAARVLRPGGIFLLDDNVAPEDAELAAFINRVEAWRDPSHVRCLPVSEWRALIAAAGLDVEHVSDVLVKAYDFAPWAERMAMPAAEQAALERWLLAAPEACVAAFQIVAEGGRVRSLSTGFVIIKARKPVR from the coding sequence ATGGAGCCAGACGTGAAGCAGCGGGTGCAGGCCCAGTTCGGGGCCGCCGCCGAGCGCTATGTGGCCAGCGCGGGCCACGCCAAGGGCGACGACCTGGCCCAGCTGGTGGCGCTGGCCGGGCTGCGCGGCCACGAGCGGGTGCTGGATGTGGCCACCGGCGGCGGGCACACCGCCCTGGCCTTCGCTCCCCACGCCAGCGAGGTGGTGGCCAGCGACCTGACGCCCGACATGCTGGCCGCCGCCGAGCGCTTTGTGCGCGGCCAGGGCGCGCAGAACGTGCGTTTCGAGCTGGCCGACGCCGAGGCGCTGCCTTTCGCCGATGCCAGCTTCGACGTGGTGACGGTGCGGATCGCGCCGCACCACTTCCCCGCCCCGGCGCGCTTCGTAGCCGAGGCGGCCCGCGTGCTGCGCCCCGGCGGCATCTTCCTGCTGGATGACAATGTCGCGCCCGAGGATGCGGAGCTGGCCGCCTTCATCAACCGCGTGGAGGCCTGGCGCGACCCCAGCCACGTGCGCTGCCTGCCGGTGAGCGAGTGGCGCGCGCTGATCGCAGCGGCGGGGCTGGATGTGGAGCACGTGAGCGATGTGCTCGTGAAGGCCTACGACTTTGCGCCCTGGGCCGAGCGCATGGCTATGCCCGCCGCCGAGCAGGCCGCCCTGGAGCGCTGGCTGCTGGCTGCGCCCGAGGCCTGCGTGGCGGCCTTCCAGATTGTGGCCGAGGGGGGCCGCGTGCGTAGCCTCTCGACGGGCTTCGTGATCATCAAGGCCCGCAAGCCGGTGCGATAG
- a CDS encoding Crp/Fnr family transcriptional regulator encodes MSDTIDTSACEPTDDLFGDLDSGARAALERQTSYGSYPAGYIFFSPEEYTEHLLFVKSGRVRLYKLSPEGRSLTLFVLSAHSVFAEAALLGDRAHDCFAEALTECSVGAIPSDEVRQIMAQHPEVAMRMMDIIARRLRSLERKLADIAFKSVPQRLAAILLDLADCGNGIDQSAPPAVIRYTHQQLAEMLGSYRETVTKAVGEFREAGLIRIAGDMIYLLEVPRLRALADAT; translated from the coding sequence ATGAGCGATACGATCGATACCAGCGCCTGCGAGCCAACCGACGACCTGTTTGGCGACCTAGACAGCGGGGCGCGGGCGGCGCTTGAGCGCCAGACCTCGTATGGCAGCTACCCGGCGGGCTACATCTTCTTCTCGCCCGAGGAGTACACCGAGCACCTGCTGTTTGTGAAATCGGGACGCGTGCGGCTCTACAAGCTCTCGCCCGAGGGCCGCTCGCTCACCCTGTTTGTGCTGAGCGCCCACTCGGTGTTCGCCGAGGCCGCGCTGCTGGGCGACCGCGCCCACGACTGCTTCGCCGAGGCGCTGACCGAGTGCAGCGTGGGGGCTATCCCCAGCGACGAGGTGCGTCAGATCATGGCGCAGCACCCCGAGGTGGCCATGCGCATGATGGACATCATCGCACGGCGGCTGCGCTCGCTGGAGCGCAAGCTGGCCGACATCGCCTTCAAGAGCGTGCCCCAGCGCCTGGCGGCCATCCTGCTCGATCTGGCCGACTGCGGCAATGGGATCGACCAGTCGGCACCGCCTGCGGTCATCCGCTACACCCACCAGCAGCTGGCCGAGATGCTCGGCTCGTACCGCGAGACCGTGACCAAGGCCGTGGGCGAGTTCCGCGAGGCCGGGCTGATCCGGATCGCTGGCGACATGATCTACCTGCTGGAGGTGCCGCGCCTGCGCGCTCTGGCCGATGCCACATAG